The genomic DNA GCAAGACTATTAGTATACAACATCTTATCTTAAATCATATCTGAGTCAGTGAGGGAGTTGTCGGAGTACAGTTTAAGGGCTAGCAAAACACTGAAATCATTACGTACTTGCTAGTTTTCAAGTTCTCTCCATACTGCCAACCCGACACAACTTCACTGATGGGATGTATCAGATCACCCTGTGTGATAAGATATACAGTATAATTATATAGTAGATATAGTAGAACCTTTTATATCCTGAAGTTCTGTGGACTTGAGGTTGTTTGAAAGGCAGTGTTTTTATGTCACTCTCTGACACTGGACTTGACTTGGTTAAAAATTCAGTGTTTAACTCACTGGGACCATGAATAAGTGTCCACTTATCAAAGTTGTTTGGAGGTTCACCTGTACTTCTAAACAGGGACATCAGCACTCATGCACGTGTGTGCATCACTGTAATATTTCAgtataaaaatagtatcttcacatCTAATTTCAATGATAAAGAATTATGCTGAACATTGTCAGTAGATTCTTTACAGGGTGGTATGATGGGCACATTGCACAATCTGGAGCCCCATCCTGGGTTCAAGTCCCACTCTAGCCTTAAGCTGGATTTATTTGTTTCAATCTTTGGCCACATCAGTTAGGGTTTTAAACCTTGTTACATttcattttgattattttttttcatcactTAAGTGGTTTGCTGTGAACTTGCTGATGAAACAATAAATATACTTCTACTTATAAACAAAGCCTTTACCTTGGCCTTTTTTTTAAGTAATAAAGCTACTACATCatatttttgcaagaatttttaCTAATCAAAGACACTACCACCTAACTATCAACACACAGCTGTTGCAACAGTTTTACTTACCTCTTTAAAACTAAGTTGTGATGGTTCTACAGCAGTGTGGATAAACTTTGCTCTCAGTTCTACCCTGTAAATTTAATACAGTTGAACAACACATAAGCTACAACACAAATGCAAAGATTTAGTGGTTGCTTATGGATGGTTGTCATTTAGGAGAATCAAACCACAGGGGCCGTCCTTCCAAGAGGAGCTGAGGTCCTGATCCAGTCTACTTTCTCGCAGAGAATTTATTGCATTCAGTTAAGTATATATGTAGTTGCATGTTGTCACCTAAAATAATTTGTATATTGATTGAAGTTCTATGACTCTGACTAgaaaaattttggtgttttggatacgTAGTCTCTTATGGAAGGTGGTCACTTCTGAGAAGTGATCACAAATGGAGGTTTGACTATAAATGCACATTTAGGAAATTGAAAATATGAGGCTGCCataaacatttgaaaaaaaataatttaacacaTAACTCCAGGTTAAAGTATATCATTTTAAAGTGCATGTGTATTGCGAAAACCCTAAGAACCAatagaaaaaattaaagatttcaTAATGCATTACTCAAACACCAGTTAGActgatttaaaacaaagttGAACTTGACTACACATACTTGTTACTTCTCCCCAAATTTTCCATCTCTGCATTCATGACAGATCCATTAATCtaaaaatgaaatcaaagcAGTAATTCAACTCGCATTCATACAGGGCAAAGCTTCACTTTGCAGCACATCATAGAGAAGACACCTTATAAGAGCCAGAGGCCAGGGTTTCCCCCCAGATACCACAAatgtggcccccggctactttcatagcaaaatagaagaaaaatagaaccaaaagaaacccgTAGCTGTTTGATTACCCACCCAAGTGTTGTATTTACcctgcaacttgaaatcttaagcctggttttcactagtgcattataagcataagcacaagaaaaatggaCAGGTTTATTCTTCTTGTGCTTCTGGTTATGCTGATGTCATAGCTTTGACTTGTGAAAACAGGGTCaacataagcacaagcataagcacaaggccgTGGGCCAATCCTAGGCCACTTTGACCCAGACCTTATTCGaacatatcaaaagcaatatgCCAGACAAagcatccgccatcttgttaACCATTGGGTTGAGGAGAGCTGGTATCAAGAATTGAGTCAAATGTAGGTATGACcctatgcttatgcttatgcactagtgaaaaccaggctttagtGACATTCTGATCCAGTATTGGCTTTATTATTTTGACTTTCAGAGCATAATGATTTcatatacatacatgtacagtatgtTCATATTCCAATATCGCAATGCAATTGTTTGGAATCTCAACGCAGATGTTTACCTGGAAATCAGCTGAGTCACCTTTCCTTTTAACATGAGAGAACCACATAGGAACTTTTTCCCTTAGTATCTGGGAATTCtgaaaaattattattcattaaaaataatattaaattacTGTAGTAAATTACAAAATAAGATGGAATACGTTAGGAAATTgagtagttttaattttcagtggacaaaaaccttgtgccagaataatttcaagcatattgcattcttttttacacctTTTGCAggctataaaattaatgtaacaaGTTATAAGAAATAACTCCAAAGATAAggttcttatgggagcccgagaaaacaaacttcaaaagcgtcacaaatacatgtaaatgaaaTCTTACGCATGacaattttacctgtgttttctcaattcctaTGAAATCTGaactaaaaaaactgataaCTACATTTATAAAGTctttgaaaagtgtaaaaaagattTGTgatatggcttaaaatattctgttacaaggtttttgtccactggaaattaaaattactcaatttcctgatggattccatcttaataaGTATTTCATAATAAGCAGAATATAGTCCAGTTCACAACATTACAAATGTTTAATTGATTCCATATTCTACCATTGTTGACATACTGAGGCTACAAAAATTATAATTGGCAGTAAAGAACATACAGTGCAAGTGCTTAATATCAAAATGTTCTAGTGTGGCAAGACTGACTGCGTGCCTCCACACTTCAAACAAGAAATACTTACATGTTCACAGAATTCCATAGTACTCTTAGCAACTATACTTGTTCTATCCAACACAAGACAAtatctcttcttttcttcagcCATTGCCTgagtaaaaaaattaatcaataTTAACCCTTTTGACAATAGATGGGTGTGGGAAAGGTACCTAGTGAAAGTGTGAAGGGAGCTGTAATTGAGCCTGGAAGGCAGAAGTGACGGCAGACGTGACAACCTTGTAAGCTCCACCCAGCAGGCACCATCACTGAAAACCTCAGTGGAGAAATGTGCAGATATTTACCACAAAAACATCCAGAGGAAAATGAGAGCTGGGAAGAAAAGTAGCGAAATCCACTGCACGTGAAAGGAACATTCGGGGAGTGAAATGATTGACCTCAGCGAAAGCGCTGTAAAACTGTAGGCTGCTGTAGGTAATATTAAGGAAACAACACAATTATATACCTTTCTGCAACTTGTAAGCCGAAATTCATGAAGTTCTTTTTGACAAGATGCTACCTGTTCTTCACACTTTAAaaccaaacaaagaaagaaagaaaataaaaaagaccaGGAACACGTACATGTAGATATAACATTGAAGTGATTTTAATAAATGTCAcctaattttattattttcctggACTGTAGTGAGATAAAATGGAAATTAGTTGAGACAAATGAAgaaattcaaataaaaattcAGACAATTCTATTCTCGACTGAGAGCAGATTATTAGTTTTACAATACTCGCAGAGGCTAGCCTACAGGTATGCATGATTACCATTTGATTacaattcaaaataaaataccgtaaaattccgaaaataagcccctccatgcataagcccctccaaatatacgCCCCCCAAtctggtaacgcaaaaaaccctccgttaaatcacccctccaaatataagccccccggggacttgtacttgggaaattgccctcaaatacaaagtaaaacaaagcaaaaatggtaaatttactcccaactataaggctagcccaatcaattttgaaatgcaaatttccttccatagataagcccctctgaatataagcccctcaaagagggcttttgaaaaatataagccctggggcttattttcggaattttacggtactttatTGACATCTCTTATTATAGGGTTTTTCAGTGACAATTTGCGCACGCAttattagtttatttatttcattgacgtgtacatttagttcgttaaTTAACGTCTTTAataattttactttgcattattttcctcacttatacgtgttgtccgtgactgtgctaacatggtgggtggctcctcctaaaacgTTCTGTAATTATTGGtgtaggatttaatggagccaaaaccaattgtggaattgcacgcactttaggcatcctactgatgaacagttgcgacaagcagatatatattttttagcaactactataatttgcagtctgtccactttgaattgaaataaaagttaaaatagTATTTGAATAAAATCTTAGCAGTGAACATCAAAATACTTTATTTTACCTGTTTCTCTTTatcttcatatttttctgttggcttttttctttgacttttttttctaaccttCAACAGTTCACCTTTAGCTTTATCCACTGACTACCacagataaaaaagaaaattagataAGAACTGTATATCACCAGGAAacaaaaaggtaaaaatgtacatgtaacGATAGAAGGTTGAAGTCCGCCAATACAACAACATTAACCTAGTTCAAAGCATACAACATACTAATCTTACAAGGTTCATGTGGTGTGCAATAAAGAACTGGCAGCCCTCAATGAAATCACAGTGTGTTGTATTTTCCCTCTCTTTTAGTCTAAATCCTGTTTTTAACTCGCACTAACAATTTCTCACTCAACAAAAAGACACTCACTCTCACTCTTATCTTACCACATGGTCAAGTCTAAAAATGCCCTAGCTCCCACTCCTACCACAACCTTACCTCCACTTTGGTTTTGTTCTCTTGACCATAATTCTTCTGAAAAGACTTGaattaaagggaaaaaagcaaaattaatctaaattatattttcatttgCCATTGTCATCTTCATTATTACCATCAGTTAAACCCCATTCACGCGTACAAAAAAATCAGCATAGTACCACTCATTTTTAGCACCATTGCTTGCAATTTTTGGGCTTGGCACTCTCTCTTTATACATTTAATTTTATGCATCAGTACCGAACAAAGTTTGGCACTGGCGCGccaacttttaattttgctgTGGTTGCAACAGAGGCACATacgttgtttttacaaaaatggtGGTGACTGCTAAATCACCAAAGAAGAATCATGGAATTGCATGGTAAAACAAGGCCAAAGCAATGTTATTAGAATTTATTATAAATTGCCATCACTGCAAATAACCACTTTTGCTTATGTGCTTTTCTTATTTCACCATAACACACATAACTTTGTcgtcaaaaattttgaaataatgacTAGCCTTTCACATTTCACAAACATACATTTTTTTCTACTATGTACCTTAACATATAACACATCTGATTCAGCAAGTCGCTCTAATGGGGTTATtaagtcattctgaaggtatTTCATCTGGAAGATATTAATTAATAACAGAAAATTCTTAGTTACTTGCAAATAATAAAACACCACTTTAACAGTAGCATTTCCATTTCAATAATggctgaaaaaataaatcatgTGGACTGAGGAATAAGAAAAGTTATGATTATGTGTATGCCATATTTTCTCAATTTAACGCCAAGCCCCAAATTTATAATCATTGGGTCCAAAGGCAAAGTTGTACATCAACCCCTCACACATAAAAAGGCCAGATATACTTCTTCAAAGAAAAAGACCTACAAAACATTTCTATAGTATTTTACATGCAGGCCAAACAAACCaccaaaaattcaaacaattaATGCCATGTCGTGTCCACAAGACCAAGTTTTGAGAATTGTGGTAAATAGAATTGATATCAACTAATGTTACTGtctgaataaaattaaaaacattcaACAAAAACTACTGGTAAACCGGTAATTGTTTAATGCCAGAAGGActcatcagaaaaaaaatttaattagctTTTGCAATTCCTAGAGTTTTAATTGCCAAGGTGAACCCCGGAAATAATCACGTAATCATAGAAGCCTCCAATAAATCTCTTTAGCATCCTTTTCACCCATTTTTTTGGTCAACAAGATTTCGATATGAACCACACTGTGTACATGATCTAATCCTTCCTGACTGatgtgaataaattattataatgaaGGTCATGAGTACCCCTTCCATTTTAATATAACATTGTGGCAAAAAAATTGTGCTTCTGATATCCACACATCACACAAGCATAAACCATGTACACTGGTCCCGAAGTTTTCTACACTAAAATGACACACCAGCCAacacaataaataaaataaaagttaagcaGCTGAAATAATCTTACAACTGAATGTTTAATGTTtaacattattttcattttggcGAGGTATTGTTAAACCAacacaattattatttttgttgcttaCTCTTCTAAGCACTGTATTGGTGTGGTCCCAGAGGTTATAACAACAAATTTCTGTGAATGTAATCTACAGGATATGACCAGCCCAGAAATACAAACATACATTCAACAAACAATTAAACTTTGTATTGTTTAATGTGTCAACAACTTGGTGAACCCCATTTTGGAGTATTGCTTTAATAATACCTTTGATGTATTTAAATAACAATCTCATAAAAGATTCATGTTCAAGACAGGATTACAATGGATTACAATTTAATCTTCTCCGATAATCCTTACTACATTATTGCTCACTTGGCTTGTACAACACAAACAGCAATTATTTTAATCAAACTGTTCACCAGTTACACACAATATGTCCCATTATTAATGAAAAATCTGAGTAAAATTATTCCTTcttaaaatcaaatcaaatcacaaaaaggaaaaatacagAAGTGCTGCTCTTGAGCTTATGTgcaaaaatttatcaaaaatacTAATTGGAgcttggaaaaaaaacatgaaattcaACTTGTCCTTTAAGGACAAGGTTCACTCATATTTTGCTTGTCCATGGCCATTGTAATTGATGACTTTGCCCATCATGTATGTAAGCAAGAAAATCTTTTTGTCCCTGATGACTAGGCAGGACTTTTTTCAAGCCATAATATTACCTCAGTAAAGACTACGTTTCATACATATTATACTCCTTAGCTTCCACTCAAATGATGAAACATTCTTGACCTCATACACAGACTTAAATggattatttgttatttatatTTATCACTTTTGCACACCGATATATGAACTGTCAAAAATATTGTATTTGACATACTTTTGAAGTGATCTATCGAAGGCATAGGGTGAAGAGTCAAGTTGTGGATAAGTTATCTCTTTCCTTCTCACAGTTTCCAAGAACTTGTTCctgctaccctgcgagcagaggtttctcttttGCATGGGTTTTTAAGCGTTAACAAAGTCACAGCCTGGCTTGTCAGTCGCGttaacaaaccaactacgcaaCAGGAAAGCCATGCAAAGGACTTCctaaatgctaaaagccatgcaagagagaaaactCAGTCTGCTTGCACGGTAGTTTGTtgtatatttttagattttaaacAAGGTCTCAGTATCTTGCACACTTCTCCCTGTCATTGTACCCCTGACTCTTCAGTGTAGCCTCTTAACCACTTCACTCATTATTCATACCACATTAACATGTCTTGCTTCCATGTCCTTCCTGACAGATACTAAATCCCTGATTGGATCCCCTACAAACACAAAAATGGAATACAAGACAACAATGTTGCCTGTGTGAGTAGCTAATTTATGAAGTGGTGGCCAAAGCCAACTTCAAACTGTCTGCTGACCCAGGAGACAAGTAGTTTTTAGCTTGAACAATGAAATCCCTTAATCAAAGCCTGACTTGTCCTAAAAAAGGGACAGGTAATCTACCCTGTGCATGCAAaattgcatgaaaaaaaaatattgagaagTAACTTAGTGCTAAAAATATGGTCGGTATGTCACATAACAAAAAATGCTCCCTGCCTCTGCTCTAGTTAATTAAGGGAGAAAGAGCAAAAATTCTTTCAACACATAGCTGTTGTAATAAGCTATATGCACGTATTTTGGAGGATGCCAGGCTCCAGCGTGCATTGAAAGTGCACAACATAGAAGACCATTACTGCAAAAACTAAATTGCAATATCTAGAGCCACTAGCCTTGCAAAATTCATTTTCCATGATCCTTCAGCTCATTGGTAATAGGTATGACCTTgtcttttcattattttcccCAAACAAATTACCCATGAGTACAATTGAGAGggcagtttaaaaaaaactttcatgGGCATGGCCTGAGTAATAATATGCTATATGCAGGAATTCTACAAGAAATtttttcaacattaattttttccttcaGTTTATTCAATTATCAAATATCCttaaatggataaaaaattaaagatgtACATTTGTTGGTGAATCCTTGCCGCGTAACTAAAGACCATTTGAGATCATTTGCCGTTTAACTAGGCATTGAACACTACTAATATTCACACCGTCAAGAGTACCAAATGAATGTAAGAAACTTCCATATCTGGACCTCTAAAGAAATGGAATtattcaaaatttcattttaatatctTAAGGTATTTAAAATTCTTTACAACATATTCTCTGACTTTGACCACATCACATTTTGCAAACTAACTTAAAATTTCCGCTTGAGCACATACCACTACCCTGAAGTAATTATGTCGACAATTCACGTGTATATAAAGTGTTAAATGTGTTAAAATGAATATCGATAAGCAACCACTCAAGCTTTTTCTTTGTAAGAACTGCTGATTGTGTGGAAACAAATGAATAATTAGGCGGACTTTGAAATTGTTTTCGCATTTTATACACATAATTAGCAGCCGAATCTATAAAGTTGACTCGCTTTGTCTTTAACTTTAAGTTCACTACGGATAGATATTCGGATCGTCAACTAAAACTGCGTTactcaaaatattttgaagcCCTAAAAGCCCCAACCATATGATACATAAGGAAAACTCTTTAACCTTATAATGAGCTTACAATATAATAAACTTCATCCGCAAAAATAGTTTTCTTATATTTGGCTCTGCAAATACAGTGGTTCAAAATATATGCACTTGATCGTGGTTTTCGCACGACTGGCCAAGCGATAAACCGCAGTAACACTTCTGCAATATTCTATAAGCTTCCAAGGTTTTCTATACACACCCCCTGGTCGATCGATGCTTCGGCTGTACATAAATAAACAAATCAAATAACTTTGTAATAGCGATAACATTAAAAGCACAAATCGTTTTAGCGTTATAAACTGCAAGCacaatctttttttaaattttggcttaCCAAGGCTGTGAGCCGTTCCCTCTGAAGAAAGCGCCTTTTCTGATATTTTGGCGAGAGAATCGTGAAAGGCGCTCGCCGCTTGCCGGACATCTGAAAGAATAGATACCAGTACTGAGAGTGCAAGCTTATCATCTCATTCACTTTCACAAAATGCTCTCCccataataacaataaacagCAACTTTATACCTCAAAGTAGTTAATACACTTACTGTGCAATGACTTAAGGTAATTTTTAGCGTTAACAGCGAGTTCTTTCAAAACCGGACACAAGTCGATGATATTCTAGAAACGAGAGAAATGCACACTGTCATCTATGCAACAACTGACACAGGGTTGAATTCTAGAGTTTCAACTCACCTGGTAAGTCGCTAAAGTTATATTATGTAGCTCCTGTCCCGTTTTCGTTTCTAAATCTTTCAGGACATCCATTTTGGTGAGCGATTGCTCGTGTTTTCATGGCAAACTGAGGGCAACGTTTTCAGCTGTGTCTCTGCCCACCGGTTTGATACGGACTCGCTTTGGTGTCAGACGCAGATTTAAGCGGTCAGCAGTGCgagtcccggggggggggactcccatatgaaacagacggggatgctcgtcggaaattttgaatttaacccctaaaggagaccatctgggcgtggctcaagctttttgtgacccctacaggagaccaatctgggcgtggcttaaaCAAATTTTGACCACTAAAAGAGACctcttaaaaacacacaaatacgacatgcaatgagttttaatgatataaagacataatcatcgaatgcttttatctaacagtagtttttaaaagcattgtcataaatctcaagttctttgcggaaccctaaacgagaccttagCGGCTTAAAATGTtggcgctttgcccggaacaccctaagcgagaccaaaatccaaaatttacacccctaagcgagacgacgagcatccccgtctgtttcatatgggagtccccccccgggGTGCGAGTGTCCAATAAGcctgttttctgtttgtttataTGAACCTCAGCGAACGTCAAACAACCGAGATTAAAGTTTTCATGAGGATTTACAGGCTTAGATTATAATAAAACTGACAGCTTGTGATCCGGTAAATGTCGCACGTTCCAGatgagaacaaaacaaaatgactaAAATAATCTTCAAAATGGTACCGTCCGGTGACATCACACACATGTCACATGTCATCGGCTTCTCCCCGCGGTAGGACCCCCGGCCAAACCAGGGGGATTTGGGGAAGGATtgaaatagcctgttccaggcgttcagatggtaGAGCGCGGgaaaaaaattcacgaagaaaacaaaaacgaggggagactagagggggaagggggaagagAACGCCTGTAAACATTCCCTTACAGGCGTTTTGTCGCTCTCGCCTCCCCTCCCGTTCCCAGCCCCCCGTTTTCTCGGTGTACAACctaactcgctccccacttaccgtagtctgctacacagccgtttttagtggggaggagcattgcgtgacgacactaaaaacggctgtgtagcagactacacttaccgccgcgctctactatctgaacgcctggaacaggctaggatTGAaaagagggtgtgaatggggttaaccgactagcgacaaagggcgtATAAAAAATACTACCCACTACCgaataaacgagaaaaaaattactgactactgacagaaaaaaaaatcaaccgtTTACCGTCATGGACCGCCATTATCgatatttgttttcagaaagaaCAGATCGGAAgagcattttgtattttttcaagCTTACGAAGTAACCACATTAAAGGTAATTATAGAATTTCCTGTCATCTTCTTACTTTTTAGCCGGAAGAGCGCGGGATCATTTTGCAGAACAATTTCCGGTACTCGAGCCGACGAAACCTCCCGCTGTAATACAGTTTGTAATAGTTCAACCACGTTTCATCGGACGCCACCGTAGCCGGGTTCCGGTCGATTTAAAAAACTtctgacaaatcaagttctGACAAGTTTTACACGTTATATGGGGTTGAAAGTCTTAAAACTAGGTAAATTTTATAAGAAACATTAATAATTAACAtgcatttttaattattaactgagatttacCGACAACagacaaagatcgaaaattttcacaaatgtccagtgctggccacaagatccctactttcctttttcatccttagttccacacttctcagaggtgtggaagtgtggaaaagtctgacaaagtaaggaaaATGTCACACTTGGCCCACAGGCACTacccccttgtcattctttacttagttccacacttctcagaggtgtggaagtgtggaaaagtccgacaaagtaaggataatgtcacacttttcccacaggcactaaccccttgtcattctttacttagttccacacttctcagaggtgtggaagtgtggaaaagtctgacaaagtcaggataatgtcacatttttcccctggtcatacgaaaccactgtcattctttacttagttctacacttctcaaaGGTGTGGAAGTATGAAATAGTCTGACAGAgtcaggatattgtcgcactttccccccAGTCAAGAATCCCTTGACATTCTTTCCTTAGTTACACTCCTATCTATGAAATGAGAATAAAGCGCAGTGGGAGTATTTGTCGGTTTTATCCCTGCAActcgttttacatctttttaaatgctattttaagGACTTTAAGTTTAGACAACAATTCTGTGACTAGAAGATATTAGCCTTGTTTCACTGCCATCTGTTTGAATACCCGACCATAAAAGAAGCCTACGTTTTCTCTGTCACGAAGTCCCCGTCAGTCCTTTAtcttcgtttatttatttatttatttatttttcaacggaAACCTCAACAAAGTCACGGGGCTAtggatttttatgtttgaaattttttcatcttAATGTGCCATATATGAGACGTCTTATTCTGGGTTTTTCTCCTTCCTATAGATCTATTCGGCTGACTCAATGTCGTActcaattcaaaccctttgggaataaaacgttttgttttagcAATTTCCATATCGTTTAattgtgaatgccacattataacgcaaatacaatacacaaagaatcttaaccccgggagcTTTCAATTGGGTACAACAGTCAGGTCTCTTAAGATCGTGACAACGCTAAAAATAGGCAGTAAAGAATGCAGAGTATGTGCGTTCTATCTTCTTCGCTTTAAGATCAACTTGATAAAGTTTATAAATGCTCAAAtcaattgttattgttttattccTTCATCAGGTTCATGACctaaattggtctaaaaatatacaGCATTCTGTATAAAGTAATAATTGTGACTTATCGGCCTAGAGCTGAGCTACCTCCAGATCTGTCTGTGGAAAAGGGGGATCACTGTTTAGGTGCGTGTTATAGGGTCGGCAATATTTATGTTATCTCTACGTCACGTGACAATACTAAAATATTTGCATGGTCCACCCTTCTCTTCGTCTTTAGAGAGTCACCCTTAGGTGAATTCTTTTTCGAGATTTCTTGGCCTCGAGCCGCTCGCCTCCGAGCGTGGTGTTGCGTCTTTTTCATAATTCATGTCCAGCATTTACGAACATAACCTTAGAGAAGAGGAAGAATTCTGAAACAGTGGATATATGGCGTGACAGGCTAACAATTATCAAATTTGAACCCGTACTGATAAGGAAGAAAGCTTGGTTGGAGATcggatttcttaactttaagtttctttcaacagc from Porites lutea chromosome 6, jaPorLute2.1, whole genome shotgun sequence includes the following:
- the LOC140942371 gene encoding BAR/IMD domain-containing adapter protein 2-like isoform X2, yielding MDVLKDLETKTGQELHNITLATYQNIIDLCPVLKELAVNAKNYLKSLHNVRQAASAFHDSLAKISEKALSSEGTAHSLGDPIRDLVSVRKDMEARHVNVMKYLQNDLITPLERLAESDVLYVKSFQKNYGQENKTKVESVDKAKGELLKVRKKSQRKKPTEKYEDKEKQCEEQVASCQKELHEFRLTSCRKAMAEEKKRYCLVLDRTSIVAKSTMEFCEHNSQILREKVPMWFSHVKRKGDSADFQINGSVMNAEMENLGRSNKVELRAKFIHTAVEPSQLSFKEGDLIHPISEVVSGWQYGENLKTSKSGWFPAAYTEQVIAVSTGPTVSHTLPAGGVHPRPPLETSISHKSLKRYSSTGPDTLHLPPPDYADVDSKAENEQTSSSDTPEISDNQPSTLTVTISPTALNGNKTSPVPPPPPPPPPPTVTLPEENDDREKRMDPNDAVTNSSSDVSHF
- the LOC140942371 gene encoding BAR/IMD domain-containing adapter protein 2-like 1 isoform X3 — its product is MEARHVNVMKYLQNDLITPLERLAESDVLYVKSFQKNYGQENKTKVESVDKAKGELLKVRKKSQRKKPTEKYEDKEKQCEEQVASCQKELHEFRLTSCRKAMAEEKKRYCLVLDRTSIVAKSTMEFCEHNSQILREKVPMWFSHVKRKGDSADFQINGSVMNAEMENLGRSNKVELRAKFIHTAVEPSQLSFKEGDLIHPISEVVSGWQYGENLKTSKSGWFPAAYTEQVIAVSTGPTVSHTLPAGGVHPRPPLETSISHKSLKRYSSTGPDTLHLPPPDYADVDSKAENEQTSSSDTPEISDNQPSTLTVTISPTALNGNKTSPVPPPPPPPPPPTVTLPEENDDREKRSMDPNDAVTNSSSDVSHF
- the LOC140942371 gene encoding BAR/IMD domain-containing adapter protein 2-like isoform X1 gives rise to the protein MDVLKDLETKTGQELHNITLATYQNIIDLCPVLKELAVNAKNYLKSLHNVRQAASAFHDSLAKISEKALSSEGTAHSLGDPIRDLVSVRKDMEARHVNVMKYLQNDLITPLERLAESDVLYVKSFQKNYGQENKTKVESVDKAKGELLKVRKKSQRKKPTEKYEDKEKQCEEQVASCQKELHEFRLTSCRKAMAEEKKRYCLVLDRTSIVAKSTMEFCEHNSQILREKVPMWFSHVKRKGDSADFQINGSVMNAEMENLGRSNKVELRAKFIHTAVEPSQLSFKEGDLIHPISEVVSGWQYGENLKTSKSGWFPAAYTEQVIAVSTGPTVSHTLPAGGVHPRPPLETSISHKSLKRYSSTGPDTLHLPPPDYADVDSKAENEQTSSSDTPEISDNQPSTLTVTISPTALNGNKTSPVPPPPPPPPPPTVTLPEENDDREKRSMDPNDAVTNSSSDVSHF